The genome window GGAATCGAAAGGGGAATTCTGATGGAACCGATTGTTCGAATTCGAGGTCTCAACAAGTCTTTTGGCAAGCTTCACGTTCTCAAGGACGTCGAATTAGATGTATATGAAAGCGATGTGCTGGTCCTTTGCGGACCTAGTGGGGCAGGAAAAAGCACTCTTCTTCGCTGTATAAACATGCTCGAACACTTTCAAGAGGGTTCGATCGAGGTTTTGGGAAAAGACATAAAGCAGACAAGAGTTAACCTGAATTTCGTTAGAAAGAACTCGGGAATGGTCTTTCAACATTTCAACCTCTTCCCTCACATTTCCGTGGTTGACAATGTCACTCTGGCACCCATACTAGTTAAGAAAGTACCTAAACATGAAGCCGTTGAAAAAGCAAAGAAGCTTCTGGATCTGGTGGGATTATCGGCGAAGTATGATGCCTTCCCTCCCCAACTCTCCGGGGGGCAGAAGCAGAGAGTTGCAATAGCAAGAGCTCTGGCAATGGATCCAAAACTGATGCTCTTCGACGAACCAACGTCAGCGCTAGACCCGGAAATGATAAAGGAAGTACTGGATGTCATGACTAAACTCGCGCGCGGTGGTATGACGATGATAATCGTCAGCCACGAAATGGGTTTTGCGCGGCAGGTTGCCAATAAAATTGGTTTCCTGGATGACGGAATAATAATAGAACTTACGCCTAAGGATGAGTTCTTCAACAATCCCAGGAGTGATCGAACCAAGGAATTCCTGAGCAAGATACTTTAGGTGATTTCATGCTTGACATGAGAATGATCTCACAGTATCTTCCCGATTTCTTTGAAGCCTTGCTGGAAACGTTAAAAGTTGCGGCTTTGAGTGGTATCTTCTCCCTCATTATTGGAACGGTAGTGGGTATCCTTTCAACGATGAAGTCCGGGTTCGCCAGAATACCCGTAGGAATATATACTGGGTTCATAAGATCGACTCCATTGCTTGTACAATTGTACTTCGTCCACTACGGCCTTCCGATAACAGGACTGATGCTTACTTCATTTCAAAGCGCGATAGTCGCCTTTTCTCTCAATAGCGGCGCTTACATATCCGAAATAGTGCGTGGTGGGCTTATAGCCATAGACAAAGGCCAGGCAGAAGCCTCAAAAGCACTCGGTCTATCTTGGTTTCAGACGATGAGGAAGGTAATCCTGCCTCAGGTCTTCAGAAACATCCTGCCACCGCTGATCAGTCAATTCTCTTACTTGATAAAAGACACAAGTCTCGCGGCAGTTCTGGTTATCCCCGAGCTGACATATACTGCTCGAAAGATCGCTGCGAGAACCTATATGCCATTCGAATCATTCGGCGTGCCGATGCTAATGTATTTCGGAATCTATCTGATTCTTGCTCTTCTGAGCAGTCTAATAAGCAGGAATCAGAAATCGAGACAGTCGGATGCGAAGCGATGGTTCGGTCTTAAGAAGGTGGTATGATGCAAGACATATCTTTACTACAGCAGATAGTTAGGCTCGGAGTCGCCTTCCTTAACAACCTGGCCTTTCTTCCATTCGTTCTGGGAATCGGCATAGTTCTGGGAATTGCGATCGCCCTGATTCGTTTCCATCGAATCCCCGTTGCATCGCAGCTTCTAGCCATCGTTGTGGAGATAGTCAGGGGATCACCCTTCTTGATAATCGTCTATGCGATCTACTTTGCGCTGCCGTACGTTGGAATTGAATTGGGGGCGTTTCAGACGGGAATAGTTGTTCTTTCAGTTACGGCAACGGCTTACCTCTCAGAGGTTTTCAGAAGCGGACTTCTGTCTTTAGATAAGGGTCAGTTTGAAGCGGCTGAGGCTCTTGGAATGAACTACTTCCAGAAACTAGTCCATGTTGTTCTGCCCCAGATCATAAAGAGTACCATGCCGTCAATTGTCGGCCAGATAGTAATGACGATAAAGGACACTTCAATAGTCTCACTCGTTGGAATGGTTGAGATCGTTAGAACCTCCAGACAGATAATGCAACTGACTTTGAGCCCGTTTACTGCGTTCAGCATAGTGTCTGTGTTCTTCATACTTGTGTGCTATCCGCTAATTGTTGTATCTAAAAAACTAGAGGGAGGGAGTAGCAAATGAAGTTTCAGCTCGAGTCTTCCAAGCTTGAGTTTTTCAGGCCCGATGCCTTTGGATTCATTAACGGCCTGAAGAAAGAACCACCAAAGCAGAAAATGATCAACCTTTCAATAGGTGCCCCGAACAGACCCACACCTGAATGGATAGTCGAGGTAATGAAGGAGAACCTTTCGAATCCTGCCTACCATACTTATCCTCCGCAGCACGGGGCTCCCGAGCTCCTTGAGGCTGTCGCTGACTGGTACAGGAAGCGTTTCGGAGTCACGCTGAATCCCGAAGAAAATGTGCTTGTGACTGTCGGAATCAAGGAAGCTATTTTCAATGCATTGCATGCACTGGTAAATGCCGGTGATTCGATTCTTGTTCCTGATCCAGGTTATCCAACATACTTCGAGGCAGTTCTTTTCACCGGAGGAAAGCTTCTCACTTACGACGGCGATGTTGATCCGATGGCCACTCTAGACGAGATCGAGAGTCTTGCCAAGTTGCACAAGCCGAAAATGGCAATCGTCAATTACCCCTCAAATCCCACCGGCCGAGTGGCAAACAGAGAATACTACGACCGGCTTTCAGAGCTTTCCGGCAAGTACGGTTTTGTCGTGATGAGTGATCTTGCATACTCCGAAATAGCCTTTGACAATTTTGAAGTCAACAGTTATTTCGAAGCGCGCCAGAATCTCGAACTGGGATTGGAGTACTTCGCCTTCTCAAAGACCTATAACATGGCCGGATGGAGAGTTGGGGCAATAGTGGCCGAGAAACGGCTTCTGGACGCTGTGAAACTTTACAAATCCAAGATTGACTCAAATGTCTTTTACCCTATACAGCTCGCCGCTGCGGCAGCTTTGAAGACTACCCCCGATTCCTATTATCGTGATCTCAGAGAGATGTATCAGGGAAGGCGGGATGCGATTATAGAAGGCCTGAAGGCATCGGGATTGACTTTCACCGCTCCCCAGGGGGCGATGTATGTATGGGTTTCCACTCCGGAAGGCACTGATCCCTGGAGTTTCACCGAAAAACTATACAGAGAATACGGTATTCTCGTTGTTCCTGGAACTGCCTACGGCCTAAATGGTTCAAAGAAGGTCAGAATGGGGTTGGTTCAGGAGTTTGAAGCAATGAAGGACGCAGCCAGAAGATTGGCAGAAGGGAGATCATGGTGAGTAGACTACTTGAAGGGGTCGGTGTAGCTCCGCTAACTCCGATGAATGATGATGGTTCCTGTGTTGAATACAATGCAATAGAGTCTTATGTAGACTTCCTGGCTGAGAAAGGTGTCGACGGAATATTTGTGCTCGGCACGACCGGTGAGGGGACGTCCCTCCCATTGGCAGAAAGAAAGAAGACTCTAGAGTCGTTCCTCGACGCAAACAAAGGGAGAATGACCGTTGTTTCTCATTGCGGAGCTGCAGTGATTGAAGATATTATCGAACTGCTTAAACACTCAAAGGAATGTGGAGCAGATGCTGCCGCGGTAGTTTCGCCTTTCTTTTTCAATCACAAGCAGGAGGAGCTCTTCAGTTTCTACGACAAGATAGCGGACGCCGTAAGCGACTTTCCTCTGTACATTTACAACATTCCCTCTCTAACAAAAAACCCGGTTAGTGTCGATGTAATTGCCAGACTCCACGAAAAGCATAAGAATATTGTAGGTTTAAAAGACAGCAGCGGCGACTTCGTCAATTCGTTGACCGTGATTCAGGCTCTGCCGTCGACGTTCAGCACGGTCGTTGGATGCGATGCAGCATTCGCATCGGTTCTAATCGCCGGAGCCAAGGGCTGCGTTTCGGGACCCGGAGCAGTCTTTCCAGAATTCTTCGTCAAGGTCCGGGATGCAGTGAAAGATGGTGACTTCGACAAGGCATTTGATTATCAGAAATCCTTGACAAAGCTGACGATGGCAGTGGGAAACGGTGCTAATATTCCATACATGAAACATGTTCTAGAAAGAAGGGGTTTGAAAATGGGCAGTGTGAAGACTCCCCTCAAGAAGCTGGAGAATTCGGAAGTCGAATCTCTCGACAGCAATCTCGTCAAAGTCATGGAGGACCTTGGGATAGATTTCTAGTTCTCTCAATAAAAAATGCGTCTGGAGAATTTTCCAGACGCATTTCTTTATGATATTCAAAGAACTATCGATTCGCCGTTTCTTATTTCGATAGAGTTTCCGAGAAGATCGCCGAATTTCTCGACAGGTTCGCTGGAGACTATTCTAACCCCGTCCCTCTCGTAAAGAAACAGGGCGTGTTCCGTGTCGTCTCTCTCTGCGTTCTGCCTTATTGCCCAGACGCTTTCATAGTCCGTGAGAAACGCGTTGATAGATGTGTAGCGGTAGTATTCTGCCACAAAACCCACGGTGACTTCCAGAGCTCTCTTCGTTTCACATATCTCAAGATTGCTTACCAGAAGCTCGAGATATCTCTGTGTATCTGTCGTTCCTTCATCACTCGCGAAGTCGTATATCGTTCCGTTGTGGCAGAAGGCGTAGTTTCTCCCCTTGACCGTGGCGTAGAAGGGATGAACGTGTTCGAGATCTATGACGTATCCCTTCGAGGCCTTTCGAGAATGAATTATCCCGACCCTGCTTTGAGGGAGCTTCTTATCGCTATCAAAGATCGCGCCGGAACTGTTATAGGTCTCTCTTCCTTCGCCGCAAACGGCATAGCCCCAACCGTCGCTGTGAGGACTGGAAATGCCTTTCTCGGAGATGCCCTTTAGAATGTCCAGAATCCAGTTAGTATCTATGTTCCTATCTGCCTTGAAGGCGATCATTCTGCACATTTTTCAATCCTCTGTTCAGCCGCTTCGGCGATCTTTAGAAAGTACCGGTGAATCCTCAGATCTCCGGTAAGTTCGGGATGGAAGGAGGCTGCCAGCACGTTGCCCTGGCGAATGAGAACCGGCGATTCTTCGTAGCTTGTAAGGACTCTCACTTCGCCACCTATCGATTCGATCTTTGGAGCTCTTATGAAGACTGCCCTGAATGGTTCGGGTCCGATCTCGTCAATCTGTAGATCGACCTCGAAGCTGTTGATCTGCCTGCCGTAACCGTTTCTCCTGACGCTAATGTCTAGAACTCCCAAAGAGTCCTGATTAACGACGTTTTCGATCGTCTTCGACAAGAGGATCATGCCCGCGCAGGTTGCCAGGACCGGCATTCCATCTTCTATCCTATTCCTGAGGGCCTCCCACATTTCGAACCTCTTCAAGAGCTTGATCATAGTGGTCGACTCTCCGCCCGGCATTACCAACGCCGCGACGGAGTCGAGCTCCTTCCGGTCCTTCACCCAGGTTGGTTCCACTCCTGCCTTCTTTAGAGTCGATAGATGTTCCTGTATAGCGCCCTGAATCCCGAGAACCCCGATCTTCAACCCTTACCAGCCTCTTTCTTCCATTCTAACTTCAAGAGTCTCGATCTCGAGCCCGTCCATTGCATCTCCTACGTTCTCGGAGATCTCTGCCAGCGCTTCGGGATTGTCATAATGCAAAACTGCTTCGACTATCGCTTTGGCCATTCTTGCGGGATCCTTTGACTTGAAGATTCCAGAACCGACGAAGACTCCGTCGCAGCCGAGCATCATCATGAGAGCCGCGTCGGCCGGTGTAGCCACTCCGCCTGCGGCGAAATTGACAACTGGAAGCCTTCCCAGCTCTCTTACCTGACTGAGGATTTCGACAGGCGCACCGATTTCCTTTCCGTAGTGGACGAGTTCGGCATCGTTCAACATCTGGACCTTTCTCACTTCTTCATTGACGGTTCTCATGTGCTTGACTGCCTCGATGATATTGCCGGTACCGGCCTCTCCCTTCGTTCTGATCATCGCGGCTCCCTCGGCGATTCTTCTGACTGCTTCTCCGAGATTTCTCGCTCCACAAACGAAGGGGACGGTAAATATTCTCTTGTCTATGTGATATTTGTCATCTGCAGGTGTAAGAACCTCCGATTCGTCGATGAAGTCAACGCCAATAGCCTCAAGGATCTTCGCTTCGGCGATGTGTCCGATTCTCGCTTTAGCCATTACTGGGATAGTAACAGATTCCATGATCTCCTTGATCAGTCCAATTTTTGCCATCCGGGCTACTCCGCCATCTTTTCGAATGTCCGCCGGTACTCTTTCAAGAGCCATTACTGCGGTAGCTCCGGCATCCTGAGCTATCTTTGCCTGCTCGGGATTCGTGACGTCCATGATTACGCCGTTCTTGAACATTTCAGCGAACCCTTTTTTTACTGTCCAGGTTCCCTTTGCTTCCATTTTCAACACCTCTCCTCTTTATCGTTGTTCCAATAGTTACTCGCTACTTCTTCCAATCTTGGAGTCTCTTTCTTCCCTCTTCCGACTTTTGCGCAGGGTTCTCCCTCGACTTCCACGATATCTGCCGTGAAGTCCAGCTTGTTCTTCAATAGAGACGAACCGACTCCATAAACATCTGCTGGGACATTGAGCTTCTCGAAGAGATCTATCTTTTCCGCCGTGAAGCCGCCCGAGACGACTATCTTCAAATCTTTCATTCCGCACTTGTCGAATTCTCTTCTAGCCCTCCAGACCAGTTCAGGACAGACTCCCAGAGAGGAAGCGTCTTTCGGGACGACCGAAACGTCTCTCAGACTTCCAGACGTATCGAATCTCACGCCCCATATCTTTCCCTTTCCCGGACCTATAACGACCGAAGGATCGGTCTTGCCGGGTATGAAGTTTTCACCGGTCTCGGCCTTATACGTGCGGGCAACGCAATCGACCGTAGTTCCGATTACGTCGTTGTCCCAATCGACCAGGATTATTCGATTGACTCCGCCCTCTATGTAACGATCGAAAGCCATTGCGGCCTCGGCCGTATCTCCGTCATACACTGCGATAAGCGCGTGAGGTATCGTCCCCATGCTCTCAACGCCCCAGTAGTCGGCATTCGCGTCGGTAGAGACTCCAAAGGCCCCGGCCTTGAGCGCCGCGTATCCGTCCGTTGCCTGAGTCCAGAAATGATCGAATCGCGCGCTGAAGAAGAGTATCTCCTTGCCTCTGGCGGCCTTCACGACGGACTTGACGGCGGTGGCCGTTGAAGACGCTCTCGCTATGACACCCAGCAATATGGTTTCGAGATACGAGAAATATCTGGGGTCGCCTTCTATCGTCATAACAGGTTCCATATCCTTTGCTTCATCACCATCATACAAGGCGCGAACTTCTAGTTCTGGCCATTTGTCGATCCAGAGATCATTCAGCTTCATCTTCAGATCCCATTTTCGAGCGGTCAGCTCCACCAGTCCATGCCGATTCATCTCCCAGGCTGCGTGGTTGACTTCCTTCTCAGTCTCGAGTACCTCTTCGAAGAGTCTCTTCGCCTCTCCTTCATTCGAGTAATAGCCTGTCCCAAAGCGAAGGATGGCCAGCGCTTCATCAATTCCCACTATTGTCGCGTCTCTCCTGGGGAAGAGCTGGTAGAGCACCCTTGACTTCTTATCTGCCTTCTTAAGGACTTCGACAAGTCTCGTGAAATATTTGTCAGAATAGTAGCCGGCTCTCATCTTGTCAATCGGTACTTTGAAGATCCTCGGGTCGATTCTGCACTTGTCCACGGAGCGCCCCCTGCCTCTGTCATGGTTCGCGAGCAAAAATTCCGGAAAAAACGTATCCGGTATCCTGATTATATAATAATAAACGACTTTCGACTATTGAACCCGGCTGATCTTTGCCAAACGGACCGGTCCAAAAATAAACCGGCCACAAGGCCGGCAAAGAAGACGACTCTTTTATATCCAGTCGATAGAGATCTTCGACATATCTGACTTCACGTTAATCTGGCATGTGGTTGCAGCTCTATCGATGTTATTGGAAACGTATCCCTTTTCTCTCTCCACGAGGTTGTTGAAGTTGCTCCAGTTCAACTCCCCTTCGTGAACAATACTAAGTCCAACATCTTTTGGAGCCCTTATGTTCAGAGAAGTAACTTCGCAATCGATATCTATTATCGAGTCACGCCGCTCAGAAGGGATTATTGACAGCCTGGACAATGAGGTCTTGATTGTAGCCCTATCCAGATTGAGATTCGAAAAATCAAGAACTGTATCGGCTCCATCTAATGTGGCCTCAACCCTTAGAATGGGGTCAGCGTTGATCTCAAGGTTCATTCTTGACTTGGAGAGAACACTCGAAACACCAGATTTTGCCTTACACTTAGCCTTCAGAACTCCTCTAGCCTTATCCATATCGTATTTCAGATCTCCGTTGAAACTCAACTTGTCAAAACTAACATTGGCGTCGATTCCGTTTGAAGTGTTGTCCATCAATAGTACCTTTGTCAGGTTTGCCTCCAGTTCTATTTCGAGCTCATCAAACTCCTTTGGTCTCGAGATGTTCAAAACCTGTCTCGTGGAGCTTTGTGTTTTTCCTAGCTTAAAGCTTTTTCTGAAAAGAGTGACTATGCCCCAACCAACTATATAAGATCCTATCATCGCTACCACAAGCTCCCAGAATCCCCATCCTCTGAAGCCCTTGATAACATTCCAACCAATC of Mesotoga infera contains these proteins:
- a CDS encoding amino acid ABC transporter ATP-binding protein, which codes for MEPIVRIRGLNKSFGKLHVLKDVELDVYESDVLVLCGPSGAGKSTLLRCINMLEHFQEGSIEVLGKDIKQTRVNLNFVRKNSGMVFQHFNLFPHISVVDNVTLAPILVKKVPKHEAVEKAKKLLDLVGLSAKYDAFPPQLSGGQKQRVAIARALAMDPKLMLFDEPTSALDPEMIKEVLDVMTKLARGGMTMIIVSHEMGFARQVANKIGFLDDGIIIELTPKDEFFNNPRSDRTKEFLSKIL
- a CDS encoding amino acid ABC transporter permease, coding for MLDMRMISQYLPDFFEALLETLKVAALSGIFSLIIGTVVGILSTMKSGFARIPVGIYTGFIRSTPLLVQLYFVHYGLPITGLMLTSFQSAIVAFSLNSGAYISEIVRGGLIAIDKGQAEASKALGLSWFQTMRKVILPQVFRNILPPLISQFSYLIKDTSLAAVLVIPELTYTARKIAARTYMPFESFGVPMLMYFGIYLILALLSSLISRNQKSRQSDAKRWFGLKKVV
- a CDS encoding amino acid ABC transporter permease, whose translation is MQDISLLQQIVRLGVAFLNNLAFLPFVLGIGIVLGIAIALIRFHRIPVASQLLAIVVEIVRGSPFLIIVYAIYFALPYVGIELGAFQTGIVVLSVTATAYLSEVFRSGLLSLDKGQFEAAEALGMNYFQKLVHVVLPQIIKSTMPSIVGQIVMTIKDTSIVSLVGMVEIVRTSRQIMQLTLSPFTAFSIVSVFFILVCYPLIVVSKKLEGGSSK
- a CDS encoding aminotransferase class I/II-fold pyridoxal phosphate-dependent enzyme; this encodes MKFQLESSKLEFFRPDAFGFINGLKKEPPKQKMINLSIGAPNRPTPEWIVEVMKENLSNPAYHTYPPQHGAPELLEAVADWYRKRFGVTLNPEENVLVTVGIKEAIFNALHALVNAGDSILVPDPGYPTYFEAVLFTGGKLLTYDGDVDPMATLDEIESLAKLHKPKMAIVNYPSNPTGRVANREYYDRLSELSGKYGFVVMSDLAYSEIAFDNFEVNSYFEARQNLELGLEYFAFSKTYNMAGWRVGAIVAEKRLLDAVKLYKSKIDSNVFYPIQLAAAAALKTTPDSYYRDLREMYQGRRDAIIEGLKASGLTFTAPQGAMYVWVSTPEGTDPWSFTEKLYREYGILVVPGTAYGLNGSKKVRMGLVQEFEAMKDAARRLAEGRSW
- a CDS encoding dihydrodipicolinate synthase family protein; this translates as MVSRLLEGVGVAPLTPMNDDGSCVEYNAIESYVDFLAEKGVDGIFVLGTTGEGTSLPLAERKKTLESFLDANKGRMTVVSHCGAAVIEDIIELLKHSKECGADAAAVVSPFFFNHKQEELFSFYDKIADAVSDFPLYIYNIPSLTKNPVSVDVIARLHEKHKNIVGLKDSSGDFVNSLTVIQALPSTFSTVVGCDAAFASVLIAGAKGCVSGPGAVFPEFFVKVRDAVKDGDFDKAFDYQKSLTKLTMAVGNGANIPYMKHVLERRGLKMGSVKTPLKKLENSEVESLDSNLVKVMEDLGIDF
- the pdxT gene encoding pyridoxal 5'-phosphate synthase glutaminase subunit PdxT; its protein translation is MKIGVLGIQGAIQEHLSTLKKAGVEPTWVKDRKELDSVAALVMPGGESTTMIKLLKRFEMWEALRNRIEDGMPVLATCAGMILLSKTIENVVNQDSLGVLDISVRRNGYGRQINSFEVDLQIDEIGPEPFRAVFIRAPKIESIGGEVRVLTSYEESPVLIRQGNVLAASFHPELTGDLRIHRYFLKIAEAAEQRIEKCAE
- the pdxS gene encoding pyridoxal 5'-phosphate synthase lyase subunit PdxS, which gives rise to MEAKGTWTVKKGFAEMFKNGVIMDVTNPEQAKIAQDAGATAVMALERVPADIRKDGGVARMAKIGLIKEIMESVTIPVMAKARIGHIAEAKILEAIGVDFIDESEVLTPADDKYHIDKRIFTVPFVCGARNLGEAVRRIAEGAAMIRTKGEAGTGNIIEAVKHMRTVNEEVRKVQMLNDAELVHYGKEIGAPVEILSQVRELGRLPVVNFAAGGVATPADAALMMMLGCDGVFVGSGIFKSKDPARMAKAIVEAVLHYDNPEALAEISENVGDAMDGLEIETLEVRMEERGW
- a CDS encoding nicotinate phosphoribosyltransferase produces the protein MDKCRIDPRIFKVPIDKMRAGYYSDKYFTRLVEVLKKADKKSRVLYQLFPRRDATIVGIDEALAILRFGTGYYSNEGEAKRLFEEVLETEKEVNHAAWEMNRHGLVELTARKWDLKMKLNDLWIDKWPELEVRALYDGDEAKDMEPVMTIEGDPRYFSYLETILLGVIARASSTATAVKSVVKAARGKEILFFSARFDHFWTQATDGYAALKAGAFGVSTDANADYWGVESMGTIPHALIAVYDGDTAEAAMAFDRYIEGGVNRIILVDWDNDVIGTTVDCVARTYKAETGENFIPGKTDPSVVIGPGKGKIWGVRFDTSGSLRDVSVVPKDASSLGVCPELVWRARREFDKCGMKDLKIVVSGGFTAEKIDLFEKLNVPADVYGVGSSLLKNKLDFTADIVEVEGEPCAKVGRGKKETPRLEEVASNYWNNDKEERC